Proteins from one Oryza sativa Japonica Group chromosome 12, ASM3414082v1 genomic window:
- the LOC4352298 gene encoding GTP 3',8-cyclase, mitochondrial isoform X1 — translation MHRGSHIHAGWAAPSNHQPLTCPARKGHSASASASASPSIAAAARRRVSRRGAGIGLDLGLGLKAAVSCFYFLEKVTILVIKPVAGLRGGEGIDSLCQTMMMPLRCLSELARRRRGCCRPDHAVDAMRAGLQCLMSTCSSTKATDNHSFSNTYATSCANLPEVAPSEAPLSDMLVDSFGRFHNYLRISLTERCNLRCQYCMPAEGVELTPSSELLSHDEIIRVADLFVTSGVDKIRLTGGEPTIRKDIEDICLHLSGLKGLKTLAMTTNGLVLSKKLPRLKECGLNALNISLDTLVPAKFEFMTRRKGHSRVMESIDAAIELGFQSVKVNCVVMRGMNDDEICDFVEMTRDKPVNVRFIEFMPFDGNVWNVKKLVPYAEIMDKVRQRFNGVERLQDHPSETAKNFKIDGHAGTISFITSMTQHFCAGCNRLRLLADGNLKVCLFGPSEVSLREPIRAGVDDAGLREIISAAVKRKKAKHAGMFDIAKTANRPMIHIGG, via the exons aTGCACCGTGGGTCCCACATCCACGCCGGGTGGGCTGCACCGAGTAACCACCAACCCTTGACCTGCCCAGCTCGGAAAGgccactccgcctccgcctccgcctccgcctctccatccatcgccgccgccgcgcgccgccgcgtgaGCCGCCGGGGGGCGGGCATTGGATTGGACTTGGGGTtag GGCTAAAAGCAGCAGTTTCTTGTTTTTACTTCCTGGAGAAAGTGACGATTTTGGTTATTAAGCCAGTCGCTGGATtacgaggaggagaggggatagaTAGTTTGTGTCAGACGATGATGATGCCGCTGCGTTGCCTCTCCGAGCtggcccgccgtcgccgcggctgCTGCCGGCCTGATCACGCG GTTGATGCGATGAGAGCTGGGCTCCAATGTTTGATGAGCACTTgctcctcaaccaaagctactgATAATCATAGTTTCTCCAACACATATGCAACTTCTTGTGCTAATTTGCCAGAGGTAGCACCAAGCGAGGCGCCACTGTCAGACATGCTCGTCGATTCATTCGGGAGATTTCACAACTACCTGAGGATCTCCTTGACAGAGCGCTGTAATCTGAGATGCCAGTACTGCATGCCTGCAGAAGGAGTTGAGCTCACGCCAAGCTCAGAGCTCCTGTCGCACGACGAGATCATTCGAGTTGCCGATCTTTTTGTTACTTCTGGTGTGGATAAGATCCGGTTGACTGGTGGAGAACCAACCATTAGAAAGGATATTGAAGATATCTGCTTACATCTTTCTGGCTTGAAGGGACTGAAAACTCTTGCGATGACCACGAATGGGCTTGTTCTTTCTAAGAAGCTCCCAAGATTGAAAGAGTGTGGGCTCAATGCTCTAAATATTAGTTTGGACACGTTGGTCCCTGCAAAGTTTGAGTTCATGACAAGGCGTAAAGGGCACTCCAGAGTCATGGAATCGATAGATGCTGCTATTGAACTTGGATTCCAATCTGTCAAG GTCAACTGTGTTGTCATGCGTGGAATGAATGATGATGAGATCTGTGATTTTGTTGAAATGACGAGAGACAAGCCTGTCAATGTCAGATTTATTGAGTTTATGCCGTTTGATGGTAATGTTTGGAATGTCAAGAAGTTGGTTCCTTATGCAGAGATAATGGATAAAGTG CGCCAACGTTTTAACGGTGTAGAAAGACTTCAAGATCATCCGTCAGAGACGGCGAAGAATTTCAAGATTGATGGTCATGCTGGAACAATTTCGTTTATTACATCGATGACACAGCATTTTTGTGCTGGTTGCAATAGATTACGATTATTGGCTGATGGCAACTTGAAAGTGTGCTTGTTTGGCCCGTCTGAG GTGAGCTTGAGAGAGCCTATCCGAGCTGGTGTTGATGATGCTGGACTCAGAGAAATAATAAGCGCTGCG GTTAAAAGGAAGAAAGCTAAACACGCTGGGATGTTTGATATTGCTAAGACAGCAAATAGACCTATGATTCACATTGGTGGCTGA
- the LOC4352298 gene encoding GTP 3',8-cyclase, mitochondrial isoform X2 — protein MMMPLRCLSELARRRRGCCRPDHAVDAMRAGLQCLMSTCSSTKATDNHSFSNTYATSCANLPEVAPSEAPLSDMLVDSFGRFHNYLRISLTERCNLRCQYCMPAEGVELTPSSELLSHDEIIRVADLFVTSGVDKIRLTGGEPTIRKDIEDICLHLSGLKGLKTLAMTTNGLVLSKKLPRLKECGLNALNISLDTLVPAKFEFMTRRKGHSRVMESIDAAIELGFQSVKVNCVVMRGMNDDEICDFVEMTRDKPVNVRFIEFMPFDGNVWNVKKLVPYAEIMDKVRQRFNGVERLQDHPSETAKNFKIDGHAGTISFITSMTQHFCAGCNRLRLLADGNLKVCLFGPSEVSLREPIRAGVDDAGLREIISAAVKRKKAKHAGMFDIAKTANRPMIHIGG, from the exons ATGATGATGCCGCTGCGTTGCCTCTCCGAGCtggcccgccgtcgccgcggctgCTGCCGGCCTGATCACGCG GTTGATGCGATGAGAGCTGGGCTCCAATGTTTGATGAGCACTTgctcctcaaccaaagctactgATAATCATAGTTTCTCCAACACATATGCAACTTCTTGTGCTAATTTGCCAGAGGTAGCACCAAGCGAGGCGCCACTGTCAGACATGCTCGTCGATTCATTCGGGAGATTTCACAACTACCTGAGGATCTCCTTGACAGAGCGCTGTAATCTGAGATGCCAGTACTGCATGCCTGCAGAAGGAGTTGAGCTCACGCCAAGCTCAGAGCTCCTGTCGCACGACGAGATCATTCGAGTTGCCGATCTTTTTGTTACTTCTGGTGTGGATAAGATCCGGTTGACTGGTGGAGAACCAACCATTAGAAAGGATATTGAAGATATCTGCTTACATCTTTCTGGCTTGAAGGGACTGAAAACTCTTGCGATGACCACGAATGGGCTTGTTCTTTCTAAGAAGCTCCCAAGATTGAAAGAGTGTGGGCTCAATGCTCTAAATATTAGTTTGGACACGTTGGTCCCTGCAAAGTTTGAGTTCATGACAAGGCGTAAAGGGCACTCCAGAGTCATGGAATCGATAGATGCTGCTATTGAACTTGGATTCCAATCTGTCAAG GTCAACTGTGTTGTCATGCGTGGAATGAATGATGATGAGATCTGTGATTTTGTTGAAATGACGAGAGACAAGCCTGTCAATGTCAGATTTATTGAGTTTATGCCGTTTGATGGTAATGTTTGGAATGTCAAGAAGTTGGTTCCTTATGCAGAGATAATGGATAAAGTG CGCCAACGTTTTAACGGTGTAGAAAGACTTCAAGATCATCCGTCAGAGACGGCGAAGAATTTCAAGATTGATGGTCATGCTGGAACAATTTCGTTTATTACATCGATGACACAGCATTTTTGTGCTGGTTGCAATAGATTACGATTATTGGCTGATGGCAACTTGAAAGTGTGCTTGTTTGGCCCGTCTGAG GTGAGCTTGAGAGAGCCTATCCGAGCTGGTGTTGATGATGCTGGACTCAGAGAAATAATAAGCGCTGCG GTTAAAAGGAAGAAAGCTAAACACGCTGGGATGTTTGATATTGCTAAGACAGCAAATAGACCTATGATTCACATTGGTGGCTGA